One segment of Pseudomonas asgharzadehiana DNA contains the following:
- the alg8 gene encoding mannuronan synthase, whose protein sequence is MSKLKHVLLQSAGWLFFLSLLMGLALLLPASTFDSESKNFIFLIGAVGIWRYSMGATHFFRGMLFLYVVYPHLRRKVRKLGKAADPSHVFLMVTSFRIDALTTAQVYSSVIREAIDCGFPTTVVCSLVEMSDELLVKSLWEKLNPPDRVKLDFVRIAGTGKRDGLAFGFRAISRHLPDDRAVVAVIDGDTVLAEGVVRKTVPWFQLFGNVGGLTTNEFCEVRGGYIMSEWHKLRFAQRHINMCSMALSKRVLTMTGRMSVFRASVVTDPGFIADVESDSLQHWRLGRFKFLTGDDKSSWFSLMRLGYDTFYVPDAAINTVEHPPEKSFIKASRKLMFRWYGNNLRQNSRALGLGVRRLGLFTSVVLFDQRVSMWTSLLGLTVAVIATFKYGGAFILAYLLWIGITRLILTLLLSCSGHKIGPAYPAILYYNQIMGALVKIYVFFRLDQQSWTRQDTKLTRDLASFQRWFNTWSSRTMTFSAGSIFVAVLLMMV, encoded by the coding sequence ATGTCCAAGTTAAAACACGTACTGCTCCAATCCGCCGGCTGGCTGTTCTTCCTGAGCCTGCTGATGGGTCTCGCCCTGCTGTTGCCGGCGAGTACGTTCGACTCCGAGTCGAAGAATTTTATTTTCCTGATTGGCGCCGTGGGTATCTGGCGCTACTCGATGGGTGCTACGCATTTCTTTCGCGGCATGCTGTTCCTGTATGTGGTGTACCCGCACCTGCGCCGCAAAGTGCGCAAATTGGGCAAAGCCGCCGACCCGTCCCACGTGTTCCTGATGGTCACCAGTTTTCGCATCGATGCGCTAACCACCGCGCAGGTCTACAGCTCGGTGATTCGCGAAGCCATCGACTGCGGCTTCCCGACTACCGTGGTTTGCTCGCTGGTGGAAATGTCCGATGAGCTGCTGGTCAAGAGCCTTTGGGAAAAGCTGAACCCGCCCGACCGCGTCAAGCTCGACTTCGTGCGTATCGCCGGTACCGGCAAGCGCGACGGCCTGGCCTTCGGCTTCCGTGCCATCTCCCGCCACCTGCCGGACGACCGCGCCGTGGTTGCGGTGATCGACGGCGACACCGTGCTCGCCGAGGGCGTGGTGCGCAAGACCGTGCCGTGGTTCCAACTGTTCGGCAACGTCGGTGGCCTGACCACCAACGAATTCTGCGAAGTACGCGGCGGCTACATCATGAGCGAGTGGCACAAACTGCGCTTCGCCCAGCGCCACATCAACATGTGCTCCATGGCCCTGTCCAAGCGCGTGCTGACCATGACCGGTCGCATGTCGGTGTTCCGTGCCAGCGTAGTGACCGACCCCGGCTTTATCGCCGACGTGGAAAGCGACTCGCTGCAACACTGGCGCCTGGGCCGCTTCAAATTTCTCACCGGTGATGACAAGTCCAGCTGGTTCAGCCTGATGCGCCTGGGCTACGACACGTTCTACGTGCCCGACGCCGCGATCAACACCGTGGAACACCCGCCCGAAAAGAGTTTTATCAAGGCCAGCCGCAAGTTGATGTTCCGCTGGTACGGCAACAACCTGCGCCAGAACTCCCGTGCCCTGGGCCTGGGTGTACGCCGCCTGGGCCTGTTTACCAGCGTGGTGCTGTTCGACCAGCGCGTGTCGATGTGGACCTCCCTGCTCGGCCTGACCGTGGCCGTCATCGCCACCTTCAAATACGGCGGCGCGTTCATCCTCGCGTACCTGCTGTGGATCGGCATCACTCGCCTGATCCTCACACTGCTGCTGTCGTGCTCCGGCCACAAAATCGGCCCCGCCTACCCGGCGATTCTTTATTACAACCAGATCATGGGCGCGCTGGTGAAGATCTACGTGTTCTTCCGCCTTGATCAACAGTCCTGGACCCGCCAGGACACCAAACTGACCCGCGATTTGGCCAGCTTTCAACGTTGGTTCAACACCTGGTCGTCTCGGACCATGACCTTCTCCGCCGGCAGCATCTTCGTTGCCGTGTTGCTGATGATGGTCTGA
- a CDS encoding alginate export family protein, which produces MKLNPFVKAGIGLTFALLWSCPTLAALTEAKNFGLEVKITGQSEDDRDLGTQKGGDVNGVGIDLRPWVYGESGNWSAYAMGQAVASSDIIETDTLQQSADDENQQTSNSDRKTKKNYLAMREFWVGYSGFTPYPGEILKLGRQRLRNDDGQWRDTNIEALNWTFDTTLLKANVGVAERFSEYRTDLKELSPVDKDRQHLYADASYQWTPGQWIGLRGHHTHDNGKLDYPQPGVPTDSLDKRENGDLTWLGIEANSDAYNWRNTNTVNYWASITGMQGDRDKVNALTTDGSRPANAKRSDDVSGWATDLGIRLRLDPQWQVGAAYSRASAEYEQNGLQSNRSNWTGTQSRVHRFGEAFRGEMNNMQSMSLFGSWQLREDYDASLVYHKFWRVDGNKPVGSNGIDAVQNNTDDVTGAIVSSTSLPLEDGKKDLGQEMDLVVTKYFKKGLLPAALSQSIDEPSALVRLRAGVFKPGDAYGNQVDSYMHRAFVDVVWRF; this is translated from the coding sequence ATGAAGCTCAATCCATTCGTCAAGGCCGGTATCGGCCTGACCTTCGCCCTGCTGTGGTCGTGCCCGACCCTGGCCGCGCTGACCGAAGCCAAGAACTTCGGCCTGGAAGTCAAAATCACCGGCCAGTCCGAAGACGACCGTGACCTCGGCACGCAAAAAGGCGGCGACGTCAACGGCGTGGGTATCGACCTGCGCCCGTGGGTCTACGGCGAAAGCGGCAACTGGAGCGCCTACGCCATGGGCCAGGCCGTTGCTTCCAGCGACATCATCGAGACCGACACCCTGCAACAGTCGGCCGATGACGAAAACCAGCAGACCAGCAACAGCGACCGCAAGACCAAGAAAAACTACCTGGCCATGCGCGAGTTCTGGGTCGGCTACAGCGGCTTTACGCCCTACCCCGGCGAGATCCTCAAGCTCGGCCGCCAGCGTCTGCGCAATGACGACGGCCAATGGCGCGACACCAACATCGAAGCACTGAACTGGACCTTCGACACCACCTTGCTCAAGGCCAATGTGGGCGTCGCCGAACGTTTCAGCGAATACCGCACCGACCTCAAGGAGCTGTCGCCGGTCGACAAGGACCGCCAGCACCTTTACGCCGACGCGTCCTACCAGTGGACGCCGGGCCAGTGGATCGGCCTGCGCGGTCACCACACCCATGACAACGGCAAGCTCGACTACCCGCAACCGGGCGTGCCCACCGACTCGCTGGACAAGCGCGAGAACGGCGACCTGACCTGGCTCGGCATCGAAGCCAACAGCGACGCCTACAACTGGCGCAACACCAACACCGTCAACTACTGGGCCAGCATCACCGGCATGCAGGGCGACCGCGACAAGGTCAATGCCTTGACCACCGACGGCAGCCGCCCCGCCAATGCCAAGCGCAGCGATGACGTGAGCGGTTGGGCCACCGACCTGGGCATCCGCCTGCGTCTGGACCCGCAGTGGCAAGTGGGCGCGGCGTATTCGCGCGCCAGCGCCGAGTACGAGCAGAACGGCCTGCAAAGCAACCGCTCGAACTGGACCGGCACCCAGTCCCGCGTACACCGCTTCGGCGAAGCGTTCCGTGGCGAGATGAACAACATGCAGTCCATGAGTCTGTTCGGTTCCTGGCAACTGCGCGAGGACTATGACGCCAGCCTGGTGTACCACAAGTTCTGGCGCGTCGACGGCAACAAGCCGGTGGGCAGCAACGGGATCGATGCGGTGCAGAACAACACCGATGACGTGACCGGCGCGATTGTGTCCAGCACGTCCCTGCCGCTGGAAGACGGCAAGAAAGACCTGGGCCAGGAGATGGACCTGGTGGTCACCAAGTACTTCAAGAAAGGCTTGCTGCCTGCCGCGCTGAGCCAGTCGATCGACGAACCGTCGGCCCTGGTGCGCTTGCGTGCGGGCGTGTTCAAACCGGGCGATGCCTATGGCAACCAAGTCGACTCTTACATGCACCGCGCCTTTGTCGACGTGGTCTGGCGATTCTGA
- a CDS encoding nucleotide sugar dehydrogenase, giving the protein MRISIFGLGYVGAVCAGCLSARGHDVVGVDISKEKIDLINAGKSPIVEPGLGELLNQGIATGRLRGTTNFAEAIRDTDLSMICVGTPSKKNGDLELDYIEAVCREIGFVLRDKATRHTVVVRSTVLPGTVANVVIPILEDCSGKKAGVDFGVAVNPEFLRESTAIADYDLPPMTVIGEFDKASGDVLQSLYEELDAPIIRKDIAVAEMIKYTCNVWHATKVTFANEIGNIAKAVGVDGREVMEVVCQDKTLNLSQYYMRPGFAFGGSCLPKDVRALTYRASSLDVEAPLLNSLMRSNESQVQNAFDIVSSHDKRKVALLGLSFKAGTDDLRESPLVELAEMLIGKGFDLSIYDSNVEYARVHGANKDYIEGKIPHVSSLLNSDFDDVINNSDVIILGNRDEKFRALAQNAPDGKQVIDLVGFMSKATSATGRTEGICW; this is encoded by the coding sequence ATGCGCATCAGCATATTTGGTTTGGGTTACGTTGGCGCAGTCTGTGCCGGTTGCCTGTCTGCCCGTGGCCACGACGTGGTCGGCGTAGACATCTCCAAGGAAAAGATCGACCTGATCAACGCCGGCAAATCGCCGATCGTTGAACCGGGTCTGGGCGAACTGTTGAACCAAGGCATCGCAACCGGTCGACTGCGTGGTACCACCAACTTCGCCGAAGCCATCCGCGATACCGACCTGTCGATGATCTGCGTCGGCACGCCGAGCAAGAAAAACGGTGACCTGGAACTCGACTACATCGAAGCCGTGTGCCGCGAGATCGGTTTTGTCCTGCGTGACAAAGCCACCCGCCACACCGTGGTGGTGCGCAGCACCGTACTGCCGGGCACTGTCGCGAACGTAGTGATCCCGATCCTCGAAGACTGCTCCGGCAAGAAAGCCGGCGTCGACTTCGGCGTCGCGGTCAACCCGGAATTCCTGCGTGAATCCACCGCCATCGCCGACTACGACCTGCCTCCGATGACCGTTATCGGCGAGTTCGACAAAGCCTCCGGCGATGTCCTGCAGTCGCTGTACGAAGAACTCGACGCGCCGATCATCCGCAAGGACATCGCCGTGGCCGAAATGATCAAGTACACCTGCAACGTGTGGCACGCCACCAAAGTGACCTTCGCCAACGAAATCGGCAACATCGCCAAGGCCGTCGGCGTCGACGGCCGTGAAGTGATGGAAGTGGTCTGCCAGGACAAGACCCTCAACCTGTCCCAGTACTACATGCGCCCTGGCTTCGCGTTCGGCGGTTCGTGCCTGCCCAAAGACGTGCGCGCCCTCACCTACCGCGCCAGCTCCCTGGACGTGGAAGCGCCACTGCTCAACTCGCTGATGCGCAGCAACGAATCCCAGGTGCAGAACGCCTTCGACATCGTCTCCAGCCACGACAAGCGCAAAGTCGCCCTGCTGGGCCTGAGCTTCAAGGCCGGCACCGACGACCTGCGCGAAAGCCCGCTGGTAGAGCTGGCGGAAATGCTGATCGGCAAGGGCTTTGACCTGAGCATCTACGACAGCAACGTCGAATACGCCCGTGTACACGGGGCCAACAAGGACTACATCGAAGGCAAGATCCCGCACGTGTCGTCCCTGCTCAACTCGGACTTCGACGACGTGATCAACAACTCCGACGTGATCATCCTCGGCAACCGTGACGAGAAATTCCGCGCCCTGGCGCAGAACGCTCCGGACGGCAAGCAAGTGATCGACCTGGTGGGCTTCATGTCCAAGGCCACCAGCGCGACCGGCCGTACCGAAGGCATTTGCTGGTAA
- the algK gene encoding alginate biosynthesis TPR repeat lipoprotein AlgK, with amino-acid sequence MGSVALLAIAVSLAGCAGLPDQRLANEALKRGDTVTAQQNYQQLAALGYSEAQVGLADIQVGTRDPAQIKQAEATYRAAADTSPRAQARLGRLLVAKPGSTEAEHHEAETLLKKAFANGEGNTLIPLAMLYLQYPHSFPNVNAQQQITKWQAAGYPEAGLAQVLLYRTQGTYDQHLDDVERICKAALNTTDICYVELATVYQKKQQPEQQAELLKQMEAGYSRGTVTAQRVDSVARVLGDATLGTPDEKTAQALLEKIAPGYPASWVSLAQLLYDFPELGDVDQMMKYLDNGRAADQPRAELLLGKLYYEGKWVPADAKAAEAHFEKAVGREVAADYYLGQIYRRGYLGKVYPQKALDHLLTAARNGQNSADFAIAQLFSQGKGTKPDPLNAYVFSQLAKAQDTPEANDLAAQLEAPLTPEQRAQGQRLVQQELAARGTLAQSTLQLHALDEEDDGEESL; translated from the coding sequence ATGGGTTCGGTGGCGTTGCTGGCTATTGCGGTGAGCCTGGCCGGTTGTGCCGGTTTGCCAGATCAGCGTTTAGCCAACGAAGCGTTGAAGCGTGGCGACACCGTCACCGCTCAACAGAATTACCAGCAACTGGCAGCGCTGGGGTACAGCGAAGCCCAGGTAGGCCTGGCCGATATCCAGGTCGGCACCCGCGATCCTGCGCAAATCAAGCAGGCTGAAGCCACTTACCGTGCGGCGGCCGACACCTCGCCGCGTGCCCAGGCCCGCCTGGGTCGCCTGCTGGTGGCCAAGCCCGGCAGCACCGAAGCCGAGCACCATGAAGCCGAAACCCTGCTGAAAAAAGCCTTTGCCAATGGCGAAGGCAATACCCTGATTCCGCTGGCGATGCTGTACCTGCAATACCCGCACAGCTTCCCGAACGTGAATGCCCAGCAGCAGATCACAAAATGGCAAGCCGCCGGCTACCCGGAAGCCGGCCTGGCCCAGGTGCTGCTGTATCGCACCCAGGGCACCTACGACCAGCACTTGGATGACGTGGAGCGCATCTGCAAAGCCGCGCTGAACACCACCGACATCTGCTACGTCGAACTGGCCACGGTTTACCAGAAAAAACAGCAACCGGAACAACAGGCCGAACTGCTCAAGCAAATGGAAGCAGGCTACAGCCGCGGCACCGTCACCGCACAACGTGTCGACAGCGTCGCCCGCGTGCTGGGCGATGCCACCCTGGGTACCCCGGACGAGAAAACCGCCCAGGCCCTGCTGGAAAAAATCGCCCCTGGCTACCCGGCATCCTGGGTCAGCCTGGCGCAACTGCTCTACGACTTCCCCGAACTGGGCGACGTCGACCAGATGATGAAGTACCTCGACAACGGTCGCGCCGCCGACCAGCCGCGCGCCGAGTTGCTGCTGGGCAAGCTCTACTACGAAGGCAAGTGGGTACCGGCAGACGCCAAGGCCGCCGAAGCGCACTTCGAAAAAGCCGTGGGCCGTGAAGTGGCCGCCGATTACTACCTCGGCCAGATCTACCGACGTGGCTACCTGGGCAAGGTCTACCCGCAAAAGGCCCTGGACCACTTGCTCACCGCTGCGCGCAACGGCCAGAACAGCGCCGATTTCGCCATCGCCCAACTGTTTTCCCAGGGTAAGGGCACCAAGCCTGACCCATTGAACGCCTACGTCTTCAGCCAGTTGGCCAAGGCCCAGGACACCCCGGAAGCCAACGACCTGGCCGCCCAGCTCGAAGCGCCGCTGACGCCGGAACAACGCGCCCAAGGCCAACGCCTGGTGCAACAGGAACTGGCCGCGCGCGGCACCCTGGCCCAGAGCACGTTGCAACTGCACGCCCTGGATGAAGAAGACGACGGCGAGGAATCCCTATGA
- the algG gene encoding mannuronan 5-epimerase AlgG, which produces MGACAMNPHAFKGSVSLLVAAMLLASTSAMANVEPQVKAPTIAKELQQAKTYTISSPPTAPLEMAKPALPDLSGYTGAAIEKKIVRGKPGKISIRRMMQEDALKDFIGGDNKMAEWVVRQHGIPQAIFVDDGYMNLKDLLGKVPKQYLSETSPGVFLAKLPIVVGRKGILEIDKKTQELRLSQQAGSFLINDGQLFVRDTKITGWDEKANGPALFKSPKEFRPFLLAWGGTETYIANSKMASFGYANSKSYGVSISQYTPNMAKVLKRPEPTGWIIDSEFSDMWYGFYCYETTGFVIKGNTYKDNIVYGIDPHDRSHGLIIADNTVYGTKKKHGIIISREVNDSFIFNNRSYENKLSGLVIDRNSVNNLIADNEIYRNHTDGITLYESGDNLLWGNKVISNRRHGIRVRNSVNIKLYENTAMANGLTGVYGHIKDLTDTDRDIALDPFDAKVSLIVVGGELAGNGSGPLSIDSPLSIELYRVSMLAPTKSSGISFSGILGDRQEEILDLLVRQQKAVLIDPVERQTEMQD; this is translated from the coding sequence ATGGGAGCCTGCGCAATGAATCCTCACGCCTTCAAAGGCTCGGTCAGCCTGCTGGTTGCAGCCATGCTGCTGGCCAGCACTTCGGCCATGGCCAATGTAGAGCCGCAGGTCAAGGCGCCGACCATCGCCAAAGAACTGCAACAGGCCAAGACTTACACCATTTCCAGCCCGCCCACCGCGCCGCTGGAAATGGCCAAGCCTGCGCTGCCGGACCTGTCGGGCTACACCGGCGCCGCCATCGAGAAAAAGATCGTGCGCGGCAAGCCGGGCAAAATCAGCATCCGCCGCATGATGCAGGAAGACGCGCTCAAGGACTTTATCGGCGGCGATAACAAGATGGCCGAGTGGGTGGTGCGCCAGCACGGCATTCCACAGGCGATCTTCGTTGACGACGGCTACATGAACCTCAAGGACCTGCTGGGCAAAGTGCCCAAGCAGTACCTCAGCGAAACCTCGCCGGGCGTGTTCCTGGCCAAGTTGCCGATTGTGGTGGGGCGCAAAGGCATCCTGGAAATCGATAAAAAGACCCAGGAGCTGCGCCTGTCCCAGCAAGCCGGTTCGTTCCTGATCAACGACGGCCAGCTGTTTGTGCGCGACACCAAAATCACCGGTTGGGACGAGAAGGCCAACGGCCCGGCGCTGTTCAAGTCTCCCAAGGAATTCCGCCCGTTCCTGCTGGCGTGGGGTGGCACCGAGACCTACATCGCCAACAGCAAGATGGCCAGTTTCGGCTACGCCAACAGTAAGTCGTACGGGGTGAGTATTTCCCAGTACACGCCGAACATGGCCAAGGTGCTCAAGCGCCCGGAACCGACCGGCTGGATCATTGATTCCGAATTCTCGGACATGTGGTACGGCTTCTACTGCTACGAGACCACCGGCTTTGTGATCAAGGGCAACACCTACAAAGACAACATCGTCTACGGCATTGACCCCCACGACCGTTCCCACGGCCTGATCATCGCGGACAACACCGTCTACGGCACCAAGAAGAAGCACGGCATCATCATCTCGCGGGAAGTGAACGACAGTTTCATCTTCAACAACCGCAGCTACGAGAACAAACTCTCGGGCCTGGTGATCGACCGTAACAGCGTGAACAACCTGATCGCCGACAACGAGATCTACCGCAACCACACCGACGGCATCACCCTCTATGAGAGCGGTGACAACCTGCTGTGGGGCAACAAGGTGATCAGCAACCGTCGCCACGGCATCCGCGTGCGCAACAGCGTGAACATCAAGCTGTACGAGAACACCGCCATGGCCAACGGCCTGACCGGCGTATACGGCCACATCAAGGATTTGACCGACACCGACCGCGACATCGCGCTCGACCCGTTCGACGCCAAGGTCTCGCTGATCGTGGTCGGCGGTGAGCTGGCGGGTAACGGCAGTGGGCCGCTGTCGATCGACTCGCCGCTGAGCATCGAACTGTATCGCGTGTCGATGCTGGCCCCGACCAAATCCAGCGGTATCAGCTTCTCCGGCATCCTTGGCGATCGCCAGGAAGAAATTCTCGACCTGCTGGTACGCCAGCAGAAAGCCGTGCTGATCGACCCTGTCGAACGCCAGACCGAAATGCAGGACTGA
- a CDS encoding polysaccharide deacetylase family protein, giving the protein MRIALLLSACLLCVGTHAAPVDVASLDRGTWPEKLTSPALFDVASRAENLMFAHGLLASEALDDAALKQRLGLKIINRAAIDDLRRQLWQRLLENYTFAQQSCEVDASFCYLVENMDDLREEAGKLQVSEDSFYIGWAAPSHAFHERYLDELLRKAALFPQISSEVARFGDHERNGDELNDRLFLLTFDGGPAPVSGNTDWLVDYLRKQKMNATFFVLGSSLQTRVQRSSAAEVEAVYQGQCVGTQGWQYRSHSHWVDWQSSITRSAALVQNLMPENYVPLFRPPYGQRRADSQGFFQAQGLQVALWDIDSQDEPGKLKAEESAQRVLTLMLLWRKGVIVFHDTQDKARVALPQLLQATGQSGLGWQDCREAFR; this is encoded by the coding sequence GTGCGAATAGCGCTTTTATTGTCCGCGTGCCTGTTATGTGTGGGCACCCATGCGGCGCCGGTGGATGTGGCCAGCCTGGACCGTGGTACCTGGCCCGAAAAGCTCACCAGCCCGGCGCTGTTCGATGTGGCCTCGCGCGCGGAAAACCTGATGTTTGCCCACGGCCTGCTGGCCAGCGAAGCCTTGGATGACGCGGCGCTCAAGCAGCGCCTGGGCTTGAAGATCATCAACCGGGCCGCCATCGATGACCTGCGCCGCCAGCTCTGGCAGCGCCTGCTGGAAAACTACACCTTCGCCCAGCAGAGCTGCGAGGTCGATGCCTCGTTCTGTTATCTGGTGGAAAACATGGACGACCTGCGCGAGGAGGCCGGTAAGCTTCAGGTCAGCGAAGACTCCTTCTATATAGGCTGGGCCGCTCCCAGCCATGCCTTCCACGAGCGCTATCTGGACGAGCTGCTGCGCAAGGCCGCGCTGTTCCCGCAGATCAGCAGTGAAGTCGCGCGTTTCGGCGATCACGAGCGCAATGGCGACGAACTCAACGACCGCCTGTTCCTGCTCACCTTCGACGGCGGCCCGGCGCCGGTCAGCGGCAATACCGACTGGCTGGTCGACTACCTGCGCAAGCAGAAGATGAACGCTACGTTCTTCGTCCTCGGCAGCAGCCTGCAAACCCGTGTGCAACGCAGTTCCGCCGCCGAGGTAGAGGCGGTGTACCAGGGCCAGTGTGTCGGCACCCAGGGTTGGCAATACCGGTCCCACAGTCATTGGGTGGACTGGCAAAGCTCGATCACCCGCAGTGCGGCGCTGGTGCAGAACCTGATGCCGGAGAACTACGTGCCGCTGTTCCGTCCGCCCTACGGTCAGCGTCGCGCGGACAGCCAGGGCTTCTTCCAGGCGCAGGGCTTGCAGGTGGCGTTATGGGACATCGATTCCCAGGATGAGCCGGGCAAACTCAAGGCTGAGGAGTCGGCACAACGGGTGTTGACGCTGATGCTGCTGTGGCGCAAAGGCGTGATTGTGTTTCATGACACCCAGGACAAGGCGCGCGTGGCATTACCGCAGTTGCTGCAGGCGACGGGGCAGAGTGGTCTGGGGTGGCAGGACTGCCGCGAGGCATTTCGCTGA
- a CDS encoding alginate biosynthesis protein Alg44, with protein sequence MNSQVNANVVHESEAQRQHARVKIPAKLRFFNSDRTPTEAKVIDLSAGGLAFTATQPLTIGQVHKGRLQFVIDNLGLAMDVELQIRSYDRQTGRTGCQFQNLDAQDISTLRHLITSHLSGDIVTMGDVLATLQRDNFTKARKVKDGGSGMSFFGRLRAVTFSLAIFLVGLAAFGFIFKSLYGMYFVSHAQAGLVSVPGMNVTMPRDGTVQSLLKGDAIAAKGAPLATFSTSMLDVLKGHLDEDQLQPAKVEELFGKQMTGTLTSPCDCVVAQQLVADGQYASKGDVIFQLVPRGSQANVEARFTYRQFGDVRPGTPVTFQVADEEQVRTGTIVSSTSLNSADLSSDIRVQIKPDAPLDSTYAGRPVEVTSDRGPSLNWLIDKAMAHGL encoded by the coding sequence ATGAATAGCCAAGTAAACGCCAACGTTGTCCACGAATCCGAAGCTCAGCGCCAACACGCCCGGGTGAAAATCCCGGCCAAGCTGCGCTTCTTCAACAGCGACCGCACGCCGACCGAGGCGAAGGTAATCGACCTGTCCGCCGGCGGCCTGGCCTTCACCGCCACCCAGCCGCTCACCATCGGCCAAGTGCACAAGGGCCGCCTGCAGTTCGTGATCGATAACCTGGGCCTTGCCATGGACGTAGAGCTGCAGATCCGCTCCTATGACCGCCAGACCGGCCGCACCGGTTGCCAGTTCCAGAACCTCGACGCCCAGGACATTTCCACCCTGCGCCACCTGATCACCTCGCACTTGTCCGGCGACATCGTGACCATGGGCGATGTACTGGCGACCCTGCAACGCGACAATTTCACCAAGGCGCGCAAGGTCAAGGACGGCGGCAGCGGCATGAGCTTTTTCGGCCGCCTGCGCGCCGTGACGTTCAGCCTGGCGATTTTCCTGGTCGGCCTGGCCGCGTTCGGGTTCATCTTCAAATCCCTTTATGGCATGTACTTCGTCAGCCACGCCCAGGCCGGCCTGGTCAGCGTACCCGGCATGAACGTAACCATGCCGCGCGACGGCACCGTGCAAAGCCTGCTCAAAGGTGACGCGATCGCCGCCAAAGGCGCACCGCTGGCAACCTTCAGCACCAGCATGCTGGATGTGCTCAAGGGCCACCTGGACGAAGACCAACTGCAGCCGGCCAAGGTTGAAGAACTGTTCGGCAAGCAAATGACCGGCACCCTGACCTCGCCGTGCGATTGCGTGGTCGCCCAGCAACTGGTCGCCGACGGCCAGTACGCCAGCAAGGGCGATGTGATCTTCCAGTTGGTGCCACGCGGCAGCCAGGCCAACGTCGAAGCACGCTTCACCTATCGCCAGTTTGGCGACGTGCGCCCAGGCACTCCGGTGACCTTCCAGGTCGCCGACGAAGAGCAAGTGCGCACCGGCACCATCGTCAGCAGCACCAGCCTGAACAGCGCCGACTTGTCCTCCGACATCCGTGTACAGATCAAGCCTGATGCACCGCTGGACAGCACCTACGCCGGCCGCCCGGTCGAAGTGACCAGCGACCGCGGCCCTTCCCTGAACTGGCTGATCGACAAAGCCATGGCTCACGGTCTGTAA
- the yaaA gene encoding peroxide stress protein YaaA, with the protein MLMVISPAKTLDFESKPVTPRFTQPQYLDHSQELIEQLRELSPAQISELMHVSDKIGGLNAARFGSWTPAFTPENAKQALLAFKGDVYTGLNADTFSDADFNYAQDHLRMLSGLYGLLRPLDLMMPYRLEMGTKLANARGKDLYAFWGTRISEWLNQALAEQGDDVLLNLASNEYFSAVKRTALNARIINTEFKDLKNGQYKIISFYAKKARGMMSRFVIEERISDPARLKQFDVQGYRFNAEQSKPDNLVFLRDHAPE; encoded by the coding sequence ATGCTGATGGTGATTTCCCCCGCCAAGACCCTCGATTTCGAGTCAAAGCCGGTAACCCCGCGCTTCACCCAGCCGCAATACCTCGATCATTCCCAGGAACTGATCGAACAATTGCGCGAGCTGAGCCCGGCGCAAATCAGCGAGCTGATGCACGTGTCCGATAAAATCGGTGGCCTCAACGCTGCGCGTTTCGGCAGTTGGACGCCCGCTTTCACCCCCGAGAACGCCAAGCAGGCCTTGCTCGCCTTCAAAGGCGACGTGTACACCGGCCTCAACGCCGACACTTTCAGCGATGCCGATTTCAACTACGCCCAGGACCACCTGCGCATGCTCTCGGGCCTATACGGCCTGCTGCGCCCCTTGGACTTGATGATGCCGTATCGCCTGGAGATGGGCACCAAACTGGCCAACGCTCGCGGTAAGGACCTCTACGCCTTCTGGGGCACGCGCATCAGCGAGTGGCTCAACCAGGCATTGGCCGAGCAAGGCGATGACGTGCTGCTTAACCTGGCGTCCAACGAATACTTCTCGGCGGTCAAGCGCACGGCGTTGAATGCACGAATCATCAATACCGAGTTCAAGGACCTGAAGAACGGCCAGTACAAGATCATCAGTTTCTACGCGAAAAAAGCCCGCGGCATGATGAGCCGTTTCGTCATCGAAGAACGCATCAGCGACCCGGCCCGGCTCAAGCAGTTCGACGTGCAGGGCTATCGCTTCAATGCGGAGCAGTCCAAGCCGGACAACCTGGTGTTTTTGCGCGATCACGCACCTGAATGA